The Acetivibrio saccincola genome window below encodes:
- a CDS encoding NAD-dependent epimerase yields the protein MRSDYKELDNEKIYLVTGAAGFIGFHLSKRLLDEGCHVIGIDNLNDYYDVNLKKARLEIINKYDKFKFFKIDLQDKEFLEEIFKEHKIDIVVNLAAQAGVRYSITNPDVYIQSNIVGFLNILEVCRHYKVEHLVYASSSSVYGMNEVMPFSVHHNVDHPISLYAATKKSNELMAHTYSHLYNLPTTGLRFFTVYGPWGRPDMALFLFTDAIMNDKPIKVFNHGKMKRDFTYIDDIVEGIVRLLNNPPKENKEWDKIKADPGTSSAPYKIYNIGNNKPVELMEYIQTIEKHLGKEAKKEYLPLQDGDVPMTYADVDDLIDDVGFKPDTSINEGISKFVEWYKEYYEV from the coding sequence ATGAGAAGTGATTATAAAGAATTAGATAATGAAAAAATATATTTAGTAACAGGAGCAGCAGGATTTATAGGGTTTCATCTTTCTAAAAGATTATTAGATGAAGGATGTCATGTAATTGGAATAGATAATCTTAATGATTATTATGATGTAAATTTAAAGAAAGCAAGATTAGAAATAATTAATAAATACGATAAATTTAAGTTTTTTAAAATAGATTTACAAGACAAAGAGTTCTTAGAAGAAATTTTTAAAGAACACAAAATAGATATAGTAGTTAATTTAGCAGCACAAGCTGGAGTAAGATATAGTATTACAAATCCAGATGTATACATTCAGTCTAATATAGTTGGATTTTTAAATATATTAGAAGTTTGCAGACATTATAAAGTAGAACATTTAGTATATGCATCATCCAGTTCAGTATATGGAATGAACGAAGTTATGCCATTTTCAGTCCATCATAATGTAGATCACCCTATTAGCTTATATGCAGCAACTAAGAAGTCCAATGAATTAATGGCTCATACTTATAGTCATTTATATAATTTGCCTACAACAGGATTAAGATTTTTCACAGTATATGGACCGTGGGGTAGGCCAGACATGGCATTATTCTTATTTACAGATGCTATTATGAATGATAAACCTATAAAAGTATTTAATCATGGGAAGATGAAAAGAGATTTTACTTATATAGACGATATAGTAGAGGGTATAGTTAGATTATTAAACAATCCACCAAAAGAAAATAAAGAATGGGATAAGATAAAAGCAGATCCAGGGACAAGTTCAGCACCATATAAGATTTATAATATAGGAAATAATAAGCCAGTTGAACTAATGGAATATATACAAACTATAGAAAAACATTTAGGAAAAGAAGCTAAAAAAGAATATTTACCACTACAAGATGGAGATGTGCCTATGACCTATGCAGATGTAGATGACTTAATAGATGATGTAGGTTTTAAGCCAGATACATCTATAAATGAGGGTATAAGTAAGTTTGTTGAATGGTATAAGGAATATTATGAGGTGTAG
- a CDS encoding glycosyltransferase family 4 protein: protein MKKILILANHFITIYAFRKELVEELIKDGNEVFLALPESKDNTFFSEMGCKLINTPLDRRGTNPISDMKLLLQYIRIIKKSKPDIILTYTIKPNIYGGIASRICKSKVIHTVTGLGSVYIQDMWQKEIVVLLNRLAFKKASKIYFLNEDNEKFYKKLKIISSNNDTAIVPGSGVNLEKFKYMELLPTSKITFTFIGRILKDKGIEEFLFAAKILINKYNNVKFQVVGFVDEKKYIELLDRYQKKGIIEYLGKRDDIPKIMAESTCIVLPSYGEGRGTVLQEGAAIGRALITCDTYGCKENVEEGYNGFLCKVADPESLTCAMEKFIKLSHEEKVLMGMRSRKKAEIEFDRNIIVNEYMQGIKKILKVGVTNESI, encoded by the coding sequence ATGAAGAAGATACTAATATTAGCAAATCACTTTATTACAATTTATGCATTTAGAAAAGAGTTAGTTGAAGAACTAATTAAAGATGGTAATGAGGTATTTTTAGCTTTACCTGAATCTAAAGATAATACTTTTTTTTCTGAAATGGGTTGTAAATTAATTAATACGCCTCTTGATAGAAGAGGAACAAATCCTATATCAGATATGAAATTATTATTACAGTATATTAGAATTATAAAGAAATCAAAACCTGATATAATTTTAACATATACAATTAAACCAAATATCTATGGAGGAATTGCTTCTAGGATTTGTAAATCCAAAGTAATACATACTGTAACTGGATTAGGTTCTGTATACATTCAAGATATGTGGCAGAAAGAAATAGTAGTTTTATTAAATAGATTAGCTTTTAAAAAAGCTTCAAAAATATATTTTTTAAATGAAGATAATGAAAAATTTTATAAAAAATTAAAAATTATTTCTTCAAATAATGATACAGCCATTGTACCAGGTTCTGGAGTTAATTTAGAGAAGTTTAAATATATGGAATTATTGCCAACGTCTAAAATAACTTTTACTTTTATTGGAAGAATATTGAAAGACAAAGGTATTGAAGAATTTTTATTTGCAGCAAAAATCCTTATTAATAAATATAATAATGTCAAATTCCAAGTAGTTGGTTTTGTAGATGAAAAAAAATATATAGAATTACTTGATAGATATCAAAAAAAAGGAATTATTGAATACTTAGGAAAAAGAGATGATATTCCGAAGATAATGGCTGAATCAACCTGTATTGTGTTACCTTCTTATGGTGAGGGTAGGGGAACTGTACTTCAAGAAGGAGCAGCTATTGGAAGGGCACTGATAACATGTGATACATATGGATGTAAAGAAAATGTTGAGGAAGGATACAATGGATTTTTATGTAAGGTAGCTGATCCAGAGTCTTTAACATGTGCTATGGAAAAATTTATTAAGTTATCTCATGAAGAAAAAGTTTTAATGGGAATGAGAAGTAGAAAAAAAGCAGAAATAGAGTTTGATAGAAATATTATCGTAAATGAGTACATGCAAGGGATTAAAAAAATACTAAAAGTAGGTGTTACAAATGAATCTATATGA
- a CDS encoding phenylacetate--CoA ligase family protein — MKYQNIYDRSPIFFQNFMATIYGYKVKRNRYGKTYYDYLKYLDKIHKYSREELETLQFNELMKLLNNTVEKSKFYRELYEGIDINSFKSIDDLKKLPMVTKEMIRQNIDDVITIPKSGASVGNTGGTTGKSLTVYNRPEDSQKRMATLDYFKMKHGFRNMEMKKATFMGKHIVPPTQKKKVFWRYNAAIKQMVYSSFHITEENIPYYIESLNKLKPVAIDGFPSSMYDIASYMIRNNIIFEFKPLAIFPTSETVTTEYREVIEKAFGAKVRDQYASSEGAPFVWECECGNYHYDITTGVIESMDDSNEVLVTSFTTYGTPLIRYRIGDSMVFEDPSKVCGCGFNTPLVKSIEGRAIDFLYSTKGGKISLVNVSNIFKYMPNTITKAQLIQDSLTHMLVKIVVDGDFTNRDKKILTDEIKHKFGNDMKVDFEVVDDIPREMSGKYKLIVNKVKL, encoded by the coding sequence ATGAAATATCAAAATATATATGATAGATCACCAATTTTTTTTCAAAATTTTATGGCTACAATATATGGATATAAAGTAAAGAGAAATCGCTATGGGAAGACATATTATGATTATTTGAAATATCTAGATAAAATACATAAATATTCTAGAGAAGAGTTAGAAACTCTACAGTTTAATGAGCTAATGAAACTATTGAATAATACAGTGGAAAAAAGTAAATTTTATAGAGAACTATATGAAGGCATAGATATTAATTCATTTAAGTCTATTGATGATCTAAAGAAATTACCTATGGTAACAAAAGAAATGATAAGGCAGAATATTGATGATGTAATAACTATACCAAAATCAGGAGCATCTGTAGGTAATACAGGAGGTACAACTGGTAAATCCCTTACTGTTTATAACCGACCTGAAGATAGTCAAAAAAGAATGGCTACACTAGATTATTTTAAAATGAAGCACGGATTTAGAAATATGGAAATGAAAAAGGCAACTTTTATGGGAAAACATATTGTACCACCAACACAAAAAAAGAAAGTTTTTTGGAGATATAATGCAGCAATCAAACAGATGGTTTACTCATCATTTCATATCACTGAAGAAAATATACCTTATTATATAGAAAGCTTAAATAAGCTTAAGCCGGTTGCGATAGATGGTTTTCCATCATCTATGTATGATATTGCATCATATATGATAAGAAATAATATAATATTTGAGTTTAAACCTTTAGCGATTTTTCCGACATCTGAAACTGTTACAACAGAATATAGAGAAGTGATTGAAAAAGCTTTTGGTGCAAAAGTTAGAGATCAATATGCTTCATCAGAAGGGGCTCCATTTGTATGGGAATGTGAATGTGGAAATTATCATTATGATATTACTACAGGTGTAATAGAGAGTATGGATGATTCAAATGAGGTTTTAGTAACAAGTTTTACAACATATGGTACACCATTAATTAGGTACAGGATTGGAGATAGTATGGTATTTGAAGATCCTAGTAAAGTTTGTGGTTGTGGATTCAATACACCTTTAGTTAAGTCTATAGAAGGAAGAGCAATTGATTTCTTGTATTCTACAAAAGGTGGGAAAATAAGTCTTGTAAATGTATCAAACATATTTAAATATATGCCTAACACAATTACAAAAGCACAATTAATACAAGATTCATTAACTCATATGTTAGTTAAAATTGTAGTTGATGGAGATTTTACCAATAGAGATAAGAAGATATTGACAGACGAGATAAAGCATAAATTTGGTAATGATATGAAAGTTGATTTTGAAGTTGTAGACGATATACCTAGAGAAATGAGTGGGAAATATAAGTTGATTGTTAATAAGGTAAAGCTATAG
- a CDS encoding SDR family oxidoreductase, protein MLLVTGITGHSGKYFLQELIKNKYEGPIRCIVRESSDTSLIDNSGLNVEKIVGDLNSQEFINKAMVGVNTVMHIYNIHHSPMIIKAAINNNVKRAILVHTTGIYSNFKNASEEYKNIEKEVLDLTKVPNCPTKITILRPTMIYGDLCDRNMSKFIKMIDKLRIMPIISKGNSLLQPVNARDLGKAFYTVLMLPKETQGKAYNLSGNSPIKMIDVFKLISKELNKKTIFISVPLGLGVFMARVLKIISIGKIDYVEKVQRMGEDRNYSHEEATKDFGYKPMTFEEGISIEVRQYLKARGIK, encoded by the coding sequence ATGTTATTAGTTACAGGAATTACAGGACATAGTGGTAAATATTTTTTACAAGAATTGATAAAGAATAAATATGAAGGTCCTATTCGATGTATTGTTAGAGAAAGCTCTGATACATCTTTGATTGATAACAGTGGATTAAATGTAGAGAAAATTGTAGGAGATTTAAACAGTCAGGAATTTATTAACAAAGCAATGGTAGGGGTTAATACTGTGATGCATATTTATAATATACATCATTCACCTATGATAATTAAGGCAGCTATCAATAATAATGTAAAAAGAGCAATTTTAGTACATACTACAGGAATTTATTCTAATTTTAAGAATGCCTCTGAGGAATATAAAAATATAGAAAAGGAAGTATTAGATTTAACAAAAGTTCCTAATTGTCCAACAAAGATTACAATTCTAAGACCTACTATGATATATGGAGATCTTTGTGATAGAAATATGAGTAAATTTATAAAAATGATAGATAAGCTTAGGATTATGCCAATAATTAGCAAAGGCAATAGTTTATTACAGCCTGTAAATGCCAGGGATTTAGGTAAAGCATTTTATACTGTGCTTATGCTTCCTAAAGAAACTCAGGGTAAAGCATATAATCTTTCAGGAAATAGCCCTATTAAAATGATAGATGTATTTAAGTTAATTAGTAAGGAATTGAATAAGAAAACTATTTTTATAAGTGTTCCTTTGGGCTTAGGAGTGTTTATGGCTAGGGTCCTTAAGATTATTTCTATTGGTAAAATTGATTACGTTGAAAAAGTTCAACGTATGGGTGAAGATAGGAATTATTCTCATGAAGAAGCAACTAAAGATTTTGGATATAAGCCAATGACTTTTGAAGAAGGAATTAGTATAGAAGTGAGACAGTACTTGAAAGCGAGAGGTATAAAATGA
- a CDS encoding polysaccharide pyruvyl transferase family protein, whose product MRKIGIMTLNGYYNYGNRLQNYALQESLKFLGFVVETIINRRTPKKTKFIKRIHNLGTNSYKEIYIKAYNKTWRKIRKKSIVKRTENFKEFTLNYINETNYFISENNIPKNLSDRYDYFVTGSDQVWNPVNTLGSSIFFLTFAEKHKRIAYAPSFGVSEIKPEYKEKYKEWISEIPWLSVREDDGARIIKELTGRDAPVLVDPTLLLTKEKWLSIAKEAQNKPKGNYLLTYFLGGIPPKYKKQIKKIAKVNNLEVINLADIRDKETYRTGPSEFIDYINSCSVFCTDSFHGAVFSILFEKPFIVYERMGSTLSMFSRIETLLKKFKLESRKAENIKSNEDVFNIDFSHVPAILEAERKKSYDFLKEALNVKDGD is encoded by the coding sequence ATGAGAAAAATTGGAATAATGACATTAAATGGGTATTATAATTATGGTAATAGATTGCAAAATTATGCATTACAAGAGAGTTTAAAATTTTTAGGATTTGTAGTGGAAACAATTATTAATCGTAGAACACCAAAAAAGACAAAGTTTATCAAAAGAATTCATAATTTAGGAACTAATTCTTATAAAGAAATATATATAAAAGCTTATAACAAGACTTGGAGAAAGATAAGAAAGAAAAGTATAGTTAAAAGAACTGAAAATTTTAAAGAATTTACATTAAACTATATTAATGAAACTAACTACTTTATTTCAGAAAATAATATCCCTAAAAATTTATCGGATAGATATGATTATTTTGTTACTGGAAGTGATCAAGTATGGAATCCTGTGAATACTTTAGGTTCTTCAATTTTTTTTCTAACATTTGCAGAAAAACATAAAAGAATTGCCTATGCGCCAAGTTTTGGGGTTTCTGAAATAAAACCTGAATACAAAGAAAAATATAAAGAATGGATTTCTGAAATTCCATGGCTATCAGTTAGGGAAGATGATGGAGCTAGAATAATTAAAGAATTAACAGGAAGGGATGCACCTGTTTTAGTAGACCCTACATTACTTCTTACAAAAGAAAAATGGTTATCTATAGCTAAGGAAGCCCAAAATAAACCTAAGGGTAATTATCTATTGACATATTTTTTAGGAGGAATACCGCCTAAATATAAAAAGCAGATTAAGAAAATAGCTAAAGTAAACAATTTAGAGGTTATAAATTTAGCTGATATAAGAGATAAGGAAACTTATAGGACAGGCCCTAGTGAATTTATAGATTATATAAATTCATGTAGTGTATTTTGTACTGATTCATTCCATGGGGCAGTTTTTTCTATATTATTTGAAAAACCTTTTATTGTTTATGAAAGAATGGGTTCTACTTTATCTATGTTTTCAAGAATAGAAACTTTACTAAAGAAGTTTAAATTGGAATCCAGAAAAGCTGAAAATATTAAATCAAATGAAGATGTATTCAATATAGATTTTTCACATGTGCCAGCTATTTTAGAGGCAGAGAGAAAAAAATCTTATGATTTCTTAAAAGAAGCACTAAATGTAAAAGATGGGGATTAA
- a CDS encoding nucleotide sugar dehydrogenase translates to MNLYEKIINKKEKIAVIGLGYVGLPLAVSFAKVTDVIGFDISKDKVKNYLNGIDVTKEVGNEALKETTALFTSNEEDLRKAKFHIVAVPTPINKDKTPNLNPVIGASKTLGKNLAKGSIVVYESTVYPGVTEEVCVPILERESGLKCGLDFKVGYSPERINPGDKVHRLENIVKVVSGMDEESLDIIAKVYELVVQAGVHRAESIKVAEAAKVIENSQRDINIAFMNELSIIFNKLGIDTKSVLKAAGTKWNFLNFTPGLVGGHCIGVDPYYLTYKAEEIGYHSQIILAGRKINDNMGKYVAENTVKLMIKANKQIKGAKVAVLGLTFKENCPDVRNTKVIDIINELKEYGINTLVHDPQADKNEVFDVYGIDIKEAEDIKDVDAVILAVPHEEYKELTLEDISSLYNNNYAHINGNKDIDDKKVFIDVKGIFNRNKAEKMGYLYWRL, encoded by the coding sequence ATGAATCTATATGAAAAAATAATAAATAAGAAAGAAAAAATTGCGGTTATAGGATTAGGATATGTTGGATTACCATTAGCAGTATCTTTTGCAAAAGTTACAGATGTAATAGGATTTGATATATCAAAAGATAAGGTCAAAAATTATCTTAACGGTATAGATGTAACAAAAGAAGTAGGAAATGAAGCTTTAAAAGAAACTACTGCTTTATTTACTTCTAACGAAGAAGATTTAAGAAAAGCAAAGTTTCATATCGTCGCAGTACCTACTCCAATAAATAAGGATAAAACACCAAATTTAAATCCAGTAATAGGTGCTAGTAAAACATTAGGTAAAAATCTTGCAAAGGGTTCAATAGTAGTATATGAATCTACAGTATATCCCGGAGTAACAGAAGAAGTATGTGTACCAATATTGGAGCGAGAATCAGGTCTAAAATGTGGATTAGATTTTAAAGTAGGGTATTCTCCAGAGAGGATAAATCCAGGTGATAAAGTACATAGATTAGAGAACATTGTAAAAGTAGTATCAGGAATGGATGAAGAATCTTTAGATATTATTGCTAAAGTATATGAACTTGTTGTACAAGCTGGAGTTCATAGGGCAGAAAGTATTAAGGTAGCAGAAGCTGCAAAAGTAATAGAAAATTCTCAAAGAGATATAAACATAGCTTTTATGAATGAGCTTTCTATTATATTCAATAAATTAGGAATTGATACTAAGTCAGTACTAAAAGCAGCAGGTACAAAGTGGAACTTCTTAAATTTTACTCCAGGATTAGTAGGAGGACACTGTATAGGTGTAGATCCATATTATTTAACATATAAAGCAGAAGAAATAGGCTATCATTCTCAGATAATATTAGCAGGTAGAAAGATAAATGATAATATGGGAAAATATGTAGCTGAAAACACAGTAAAGTTAATGATAAAAGCTAATAAACAAATAAAAGGTGCAAAAGTGGCAGTATTAGGACTTACATTTAAAGAGAACTGTCCAGATGTTAGAAATACTAAAGTAATAGATATAATAAATGAACTGAAAGAATATGGAATAAACACATTAGTACATGATCCACAAGCAGATAAAAATGAAGTATTTGATGTATATGGTATAGATATAAAAGAAGCTGAAGATATAAAAGATGTAGATGCAGTAATATTAGCAGTACCACATGAAGAATATAAGGAGCTTACTTTAGAAGATATTAGCTCTCTATATAATAATAACTATGCTCATATAAACGGTAATAAAGATATAGATGACAAAAAGGTATTTATTGATGTAAAAGGCATATTTAATAGAAATAAAGCAGAAAAAATGGGCTACCTATATTGGAGGTTATAG
- a CDS encoding glycosyltransferase family 4 protein, whose amino-acid sequence MKVAFFHDAPLVYGKDGQVYSVGFGYNIWERYLAVFDSIVVSTRMRIDDPIDDSMTKNMKLSSGPRVKFKPISEYRKSVDMIFNRKKISNQVREILEQCDCTIIRLPSFIGGIACKEAEKMGKPYLVEVVGCAWDALWNHSVMGKIVAPFMYSRTKHSVLYASHVIYVTNQFLQKRYPTHGESISCSNVALQEFDDKILINRLNKIRNRGKNDNIIIGTTAAVDVRYKGQQYVIHVLGKLKKRGITNFKYQLVGGGDQSYLKSIAKKYGVIDQIEFLGAMPHGKVINWLDNIDIYIQPSLTEGLPRALIEAMSRGVLAIGSDAGGIPELLDDKYIVRNISKNVDNISDILESINKKSMETQAKRNFEESKKYDRERIEKNRKDFFEKFRKFVEDNKKE is encoded by the coding sequence ATGAAGGTAGCTTTTTTTCATGATGCTCCATTAGTATATGGAAAAGATGGACAAGTTTATTCAGTAGGATTTGGATACAACATTTGGGAAAGGTATTTGGCAGTTTTTGATTCGATCGTAGTTTCTACTAGAATGAGAATAGATGATCCTATTGATGACTCTATGACAAAAAATATGAAATTATCTAGTGGACCTAGGGTAAAATTTAAACCCATAAGTGAATATAGAAAAAGTGTAGACATGATATTTAATAGGAAAAAAATATCCAATCAAGTTAGAGAAATATTAGAGCAGTGTGATTGTACAATAATAAGACTACCAAGTTTCATAGGGGGAATAGCATGTAAAGAAGCTGAAAAAATGGGTAAACCATATTTAGTGGAAGTAGTAGGTTGTGCATGGGATGCTTTGTGGAATCATAGTGTAATGGGAAAAATAGTTGCTCCTTTTATGTATTCTAGAACAAAACACTCTGTATTATATGCTTCTCATGTTATTTATGTTACTAATCAATTTCTACAAAAGAGGTACCCAACGCATGGGGAAAGTATAAGTTGCTCTAATGTAGCTTTACAAGAATTTGATGATAAAATTCTTATAAATAGGTTAAATAAAATTAGAAATAGAGGTAAAAATGATAATATAATTATTGGGACTACTGCTGCGGTAGATGTGCGTTATAAAGGTCAACAATATGTAATTCATGTATTAGGTAAACTAAAAAAGAGAGGAATTACTAATTTTAAATATCAACTTGTAGGTGGAGGAGATCAATCTTACTTAAAATCTATCGCTAAGAAATATGGCGTGATTGATCAGATTGAATTTTTAGGGGCTATGCCACATGGGAAAGTTATTAATTGGTTAGATAATATTGATATATATATACAACCTAGTTTAACAGAAGGTTTACCAAGAGCATTGATAGAAGCAATGAGCAGGGGTGTCCTAGCAATTGGGTCAGATGCTGGTGGAATCCCAGAATTATTGGATGATAAATACATAGTTAGGAATATAAGCAAAAATGTAGATAATATAAGCGATATTCTGGAATCAATTAATAAAAAAAGCATGGAAACACAAGCAAAAAGAAATTTTGAAGAATCTAAAAAATATGATAGAGAAAGAATAGAAAAAAATAGAAAAGATTTTTTTGAAAAGTTTAGAAAGTTTGTGGAAGATAACAAAAAAGAATAA
- a CDS encoding EpsG family protein, translated as MSIYIINMLMIGVYSLFYKLLSNRRRNNKTIKKLLISIVTLQLFIILALRKNTVGVDINGYIRQFHYISYSTFNDILLLRHEIGYKLLVKFISYITNNEQVFLAIIAGISIFPIGRFIYKYSKMPFISFALYISFNFYAFVFSGLRQAIAFSIVFISYDYIREQKLFKFLVTVILAALFHKSAIFFIPAYAISKIKLNKKSMSAFLLGSLLIFVFRRSIMELVTKYIFDSYNIVESRSFTWFLLSLFIYIICLLFNKGTIERNYRSNELYMLVATGISIMLFATVATNAMRMANYYYIFSILLVPEVIYSIKDSKLALLCAYLLIIGIVILSFWFLYNDGYGIVPYQFFWQ; from the coding sequence ATGAGTATTTATATTATTAATATGCTAATGATAGGTGTATATTCACTGTTTTATAAATTGCTAAGTAATAGAAGGAGAAATAATAAAACAATAAAAAAGTTGTTAATATCTATTGTAACTTTACAACTATTTATTATTTTGGCATTGAGAAAAAATACTGTGGGTGTAGACATAAATGGTTATATAAGACAATTTCATTATATCAGTTATTCTACTTTTAACGATATTTTATTACTTAGACATGAAATAGGTTATAAATTATTAGTGAAGTTTATAAGTTACATTACAAATAATGAGCAGGTATTTCTAGCTATTATTGCAGGGATTTCTATTTTCCCTATAGGGAGATTTATATATAAATATTCTAAAATGCCATTTATAAGCTTTGCATTATATATTTCCTTTAATTTTTATGCTTTTGTTTTTTCAGGGTTAAGGCAAGCTATAGCATTTTCGATAGTTTTTATTAGTTATGATTATATTAGGGAACAAAAACTATTTAAGTTTTTAGTAACAGTTATTTTAGCAGCTTTATTTCATAAGTCGGCTATATTTTTTATTCCAGCATATGCGATTTCGAAAATTAAATTAAATAAAAAAAGTATGTCAGCATTTTTATTAGGGAGCTTGTTAATATTTGTTTTCAGAAGAAGTATTATGGAGTTGGTAACTAAATATATCTTTGATTCCTACAATATTGTTGAATCACGGTCATTTACATGGTTTTTATTAAGTTTATTTATTTATATTATATGTCTATTGTTTAATAAGGGAACCATAGAAAGAAATTATAGAAGTAATGAATTATATATGTTAGTTGCAACAGGAATTTCTATCATGCTCTTTGCTACTGTTGCTACAAATGCTATGAGAATGGCTAATTACTATTATATTTTTTCGATTTTATTGGTTCCAGAAGTTATATATTCAATAAAGGATAGTAAACTGGCCTTATTATGTGCATACTTATTGATTATAGGCATTGTGATACTTAGTTTTTGGTTTTTATATAATGATGGATACGGTATTGTTCCATACCAATTTTTTTGGCAATAA
- a CDS encoding glycosyltransferase, translated as MIKILHIVSSLEYGGGVQTMLYNYYTNMNNKDICFDFIVHGNKKGEYEELFGEMGSTIIHVTPKKKSLLKNLKEINHVMLMKDYDIVHVHQNLSSGLSLLLAKIHNIPIRISHSHSYKKNNSLLQTFKEFPLRFLNNNFSNYKFACERNAGKWLFGNTWEENEYNLIMYNAIDLNKFSYNPKIRNNYREELGLNNKFIMLHIGRLSNEKNQEFSIEILKELLSIEPNAVLLLVGSGNNEEKLKNIVQGKGLNNYVKFLGVRKDVSELMNAADILLLPSKNEGLGMVAIEAQSCGLKVLASDNVPRATNLTELIEYLPLDSSINIWIEKIISSKSYKRKVLIENTKFHNYSIQMQAKKYEEWIRNRILNK; from the coding sequence ATGATAAAGATTTTACATATTGTTTCATCACTTGAATATGGTGGTGGAGTACAGACGATGCTATATAATTACTACACAAACATGAACAATAAAGATATCTGTTTTGACTTTATTGTACATGGAAATAAAAAGGGAGAGTATGAAGAATTGTTCGGAGAAATGGGTTCTACAATTATACATGTTACTCCTAAGAAAAAATCTTTACTAAAGAATCTAAAAGAAATTAATCATGTAATGTTAATGAAAGACTATGATATTGTGCATGTCCATCAGAATCTTTCATCAGGTTTGTCTTTACTGCTAGCTAAAATACATAATATACCAATTAGAATATCCCATTCACATAGCTATAAGAAGAATAATAGCTTACTACAAACTTTTAAAGAATTTCCTCTTAGATTCTTAAACAATAATTTTTCAAATTATAAATTTGCATGTGAGAGAAATGCGGGTAAGTGGTTATTCGGAAATACATGGGAAGAAAATGAATATAACTTAATTATGTACAATGCGATTGACTTGAATAAGTTTTCTTATAATCCTAAGATAAGAAATAATTATAGGGAAGAGCTAGGTCTAAATAATAAGTTTATAATGCTTCATATTGGTAGATTATCAAATGAAAAAAATCAAGAATTTTCAATAGAAATATTAAAAGAGTTATTATCTATAGAACCGAATGCAGTTTTATTATTAGTTGGTTCAGGGAATAATGAAGAAAAATTAAAAAACATTGTTCAAGGAAAAGGATTGAACAATTATGTTAAATTTTTAGGGGTTAGAAAAGATGTTTCTGAGTTGATGAATGCAGCTGATATATTATTGTTACCTTCTAAGAATGAAGGATTAGGGATGGTAGCAATAGAAGCTCAATCATGTGGCCTAAAGGTTTTAGCATCCGATAATGTTCCTAGAGCAACAAATTTGACTGAACTAATAGAGTATTTACCTCTTGATTCTAGTATTAATATTTGGATAGAAAAAATAATAAGCTCCAAATCTTATAAAAGAAAGGTGTTAATAGAAAATACCAAATTTCATAACTACTCTATTCAAATGCAAGCAAAAAAATATGAAGAGTGGATAAGAAACAGAATTTTAAACAAATAG